One window from the genome of Ailuropoda melanoleuca isolate Jingjing chromosome 5, ASM200744v2, whole genome shotgun sequence encodes:
- the LOC100477284 gene encoding HLA class II histocompatibility antigen, DM beta chain isoform X2, whose protein sequence is MTTLLPLLLGLSLGSTGAGGFIAHVESACLLDDDGTPKDFAYCVSFNKDLLTCWDSEEGKMAPHEFGALNFLAKYLSDYLNQQEPLIQRLSNGLQDCAARTQSFWGSLTHRTRPPTVQVAKTTPFNTKEHVMLACYVWGFYPADVIISWRKNGQPVPPHSSAPKMAQPNGDWTYQTVSYLATTPSYGDTYTCVVEHIGAPEPVCEDWTAGLSPMQTVKVSVSAVTLGLGFIIFSLGLLSWRRAGPSGYILLPGDSYPEGQHVN, encoded by the exons ATGACCACACTCCTGCCCTTGCTGCTGGGCCTCAGCCTGGGCTCCACTGGAGCAG GTGGCTTTATAGCCCATGTGGAAAGTGCCTGTCTGTTGGATGATGATGGGACTCCAAAGGATTTCGCATATTGTGTCTCCTTCAACAAGGATTTGCTGACCTGCTGGGATTCGGAGGAGGGCAAAATGGCCCCTCATGAATTTGGGGCACTGAATTTCTTGGCCAAGTACCTCTCAGATTACCTCAACCAACAGGAACCCCTGATCCAGCGCTTGTCTAATGGGCTCCAGGACTGTGCTGCACGTACCCAGTCCTTCTGGGGATCACTGACCCACAGGACAA GGCCACCGACTGTGCAAGTAGCCAAAACCACTCCTTTTAACACGAAGGAGCATGTGATGCTGGCCTGCTACGTGTGGGGCTTCTATCCAGCTGATGTGATCATCTCGTGGAGGAAGAACGGGCAGCCTGTCCCTCCTCACAGTAGCGCCCCTAAGATGGCCCAGCCCAATGGAGACTGGACATACCAGACTGTCTCCTATTTAGCTACCACCCCCTCTTACGGGGACACCTACACCTGTGTGGTGGAGCACATCGGGGCTCCTGAGCCCGTCTGCGAGGACTGGA CAGCTGGGCTGTCCCCGATGCAGACAGTGAAGGTTTCTGTGTCTGCAGTGACTCTGGGCCTGGGcttcatcattttctctcttggtTTGCTCAGCTGGAGGAGAGCTGGCCCCTCTG GCTACATTTTGCTCCCTGGGGACAGTTATCCTGAAG GTCAACACGTCAATTAG